DNA from Podospora pseudopauciseta strain CBS 411.78 chromosome 5 map unlocalized CBS411.78m_5, whole genome shotgun sequence:
TTAAGTAGGAAGAAATGGAAggtttgttggaggggataTCACGATGTATTGGTAAAGTTCAGAAACCAAGAGAGCGTCTTTCTATTTCAAGCAGTTCTCTGACTTGCTTGACAACATCATGATAAAAATCAAcaatccaaaaaaaataaaggaaagaaaaaaccaTCAACGCCATTTTATCCCTTTGCGTAACTTGATGAAAAACACCCAGGATCCAAAATCATATacatttatatataatatatatttccatctccccctcTACGTCGGCCTCCTAAAAGGATGCGCCTCCGTATTCAAAACCCACTCATCCAAACTCACCACCTCGGGCTCCGCAAACAACAGATAAAAATACTTCAGCGTCTCCGCCAGCCAGAAACTCTCCATACTGTCATCCATCCCGCCCGCGTCACCCTTGGCAGTGACGTCCCTTATTGCCGAATGTCCCACCTCTGTCTGCGTGTGTTTAATCACAGACTCGAACATTTTCCATCCCTTTTCTTGCCACTTGGGATCGCCTGTGATGCGGTACATGTACCAGACCGACTCGATTGCTTCGGGGCTAAGTAAGGGATACAGAGTTAGtatgggatgatggggaaagaaaacaaacaaagaataaaaaataaaaaaataaaaacataCCGGAGGATGTAGCGTTTATCGCTCAAAGAGGTGAAGCCGGGGGGGATGATCTCATTCTTCAGGCGATCGGCAATGTACTCTTCGTGAGTCATTGGTTTGATTGGCTCCGGGGGTAGGGTCAACTCCGTAAGGGGGATTtggctgtcgtcgtcgtccgagTAGGTTGTTGcccagtcatcatcactggtgttggtgtttgtgacGGGGGCAGAGTTCAGATCCAGGCTGTTTTGCAAGTCCGCTCCTCTAGGCTCGTTAAAAGTTCCATTCAACTGGCGGCGTTGGAAGCGAGAGGGGAACGACCCCTCCCGTGCTTGGGGCCTTtcctcttgctgctgctgctgctgtacCGGCTGCTTAGGCTCAGCCTTCTGGTCAGACCCAGCACCAGTGTCAGAATTGGCGTTGCTCTTAGCCACCGGCCGTctcgccgcctcctcctttgccttctccaccctctccttctgcagcgcctgctccttcttaatctcctccacctgctcCTTCCAAGCAGCCTTGCTCTCGTAAtacctctccatctcctgcGCCCGATACGAAGCCCTATAGTCCAACTGCTCATGCCACGCCGTCTCGTTAAACTTGCAATCCGTCGCCGACTTGCAAGGCATAATCTTGGCGTACTCAGGCATGATACCCGTGGGCATAACATCGTAGGCCCAGAAGCAACCCTCCGCAAGCTTCTTCCCAATCTCGACATCCTCCGGGCTCTCAAAGATCTTTCCCCCAAGTCCAAACATGCCACCCAGAAAGCAAGTCAAGTGAGTAATCTCCCACTCATAGTCCAAGCTGTCGGCCGTCCCATCTTTGCTCGTCGCCTTGGCCGAAAACAAAATATCCGGATCCCCCTTCGCCATCGGCCTAAACAAGAGATGCTTCTTCACCGCCGCCACAGTCTTCTCATGCATGGTCTTGTACTTCGGCACCAGcccccccagcagcaaatACTGCTTAGGAAAGTACTCATACGCCGAATCCTGACTCCCGCCCATCCCGTACGACCCCCAAGCATTCGAACTCACCAGCCCCTGAGGAGCACACTCAAACCCGTCCGGCAACTTTTTCTTCCCCGGCCTTCCCGGCGTCATTtgatccctccccccaaccccatcatcccccctgacaacctcctccctcctctgcaccttaacccccgtccccccaacaactcccaacccatcaacccccaccaccccaagatcaaccctcccatcctccctctcctgctgATCAACCGGGGGCCAAGGCGCACTCCTATTGCACCCACTGGCATCCAAATGCTCCGGGAAAATCCCCTCAATCgcactcctcccccttcccttccaaTTCTGCAACTCCTCAAACGCGTCCGTAATCCTAGCCACAGCATCATAATACTTGTTCTCCCCCGTCAACTGCGCCAACCTTGTAAACTCCATGCTCATGCTCCCCAGCTCCGCCACGCCCGCGTTCTGCGCCGCCCGTTTCGGCGCAATGTTGTACGCCGGGTGCCACTGGTAATACAAGATCGGCAGCCTGTTGGGCGTGTCAAAGACGCTCATCAAGAtctcggccagctcctccgccttgTCCAGCAGCACTTTGTATTCCTTCTTCATGCCCGAGATGTCATACGCCgcaatcaacccccccagaTAACGGATTATCGTTTCAAAAACGGGAATGTCCGTTCGGTaaggtgtggtggtgaagtcGATTTCCGCAACTGCCTTCAGCGCATCCTCAAACTCCGACTTGAGACCCATGATCCAGAGCGTGTCGAGGGAGTCGACGAGCGTGGCTGCCCAGCCGCAAAAGGGGTCATGGTGGGCTTTTGACACGGGGCGGAGCTCGTCGTGGGTCCAGGCGTAGATTTTGTAGCCCTGCCAGGCGCGCTGGGCTTCGGCCTTGACTTTTGCCAGGCGGAGCTCGCGCTTCTCTCTGGCCTGGGGGGTTTCGGGCTCGAATTTGGCctggatggtggggatgggcttTGGTTTgccggtggggagggggatgatggattcaggggggatggggaaccATTCCGAGGGTTTGGTCCAGTGGACTgctgtggtggaggtggtttcTAGATCAGGTtcggagggggtgttgtcGTGGTTGTGGGAGCCGATTCCTGAGCCGGGGAGGCGGTCGGGGATCGtggctggggttgttgatttATCCTTTGGAGGCTGTTCTTTCTCGTGGGTGCCCTTGAGGGGGGGCGGTTTGGTAGGTAAAGCGTAGGATCCCTTCTCCTGGCTTTCCTCCTTTAGGCTTGGGATCTTGACTGGTGTGTCGCCGTGTCCGTGGtcgtggtcgtggtcgtcTACCACTTTGGGCGTTGGTTTCTCCTCAACTTGGACCTTGGGCGCCGGCGGCTTGACCTCCACTACTGCTGGATCTTCCTTGACAACGGGCGGTTTGGCAACAACGGGCGCCTGGGCTTTCTCGGCCGGTTTTGTCTCGACCTTTGTCTCCCGATGTCTTGTGCTGGTATGCCATATCTCTTGCGTCCTATCCCATTGTGAATTCTTGGAGACGTGGTACAGCAGGACGGTGATGACGAAGGCGCATATCAGGAATACGCGATATCGACGGAGTCGGAACATTGTAGCGGCGGCGGTTTAGCGACGGATAACCGCAGAAGGTATGGGTATTTGCGGAAAGGCGCGCGCGCACAAGCGTTCCGTTCAACTCGATGCCAGGATATATCTCGAAGTCGGGATGTATGTATGGGTGGAATAAAAGTATCCAAAAAagagccagccagccaaggGGGGGCGTTATTCAAAAAGCCAATATCTCCAAGTGGATGGCATGGCGGATGACCGACCCTATTCAATATTCAGGAGAGCTATCGCTGCCCCATGGGAAAGGTCAGTAAAAGCCAGCTTCTCAGGTGACAAGTGAATAGGAAAGAGCAAGAGGGAAGGCCAGAACTCACTTAACCCAAGCCAAGATGTCCCGGAAAAATCATGGAAAAGAGAGCAATGGTCagaaagaggaaggcggtTCATCAATCATTCAAGGGTTGTCTGGCCTGGTGGGTGGGAAAGCGCATGCGTGCCAAGCCGATGGCAAAGCTGCCCCCCTGTCgtcttgagggagggggggcgtcTGCTTGGTGGTTGGATATTTCTTGGCATTGGATATGTCTTGCTCCAAACGGCAATCGGACACCTGTTGACTTCCTTGCGTCTTTCTGTTGTAaaggatgaagaggggggggggggatacAACACTATAGCCGTTCAAATCCTCTGCCGTTTTAACGTAACAGATCTTTAGCGGCCAGTTAGGCTACCTCGAGGTTGGGATGAAGCTTTGACATTCCCGTCTCTACATAACTTGCTTGACACGGCTGATTCAAGCTGGCCTGGCGTAGATGCAGTATGTCATTCAACCGGTGGCTTTGACGATAGCGGGAATCGATATTAACCCGGAGAATAAATAAATCaattcaacctcctcaacacgTCCAGGTTCGTCAGCTTCGGCAATGCAAGGCCGGGAGTTGCCAAGTCACCTCGTCCCACTGATCTGATATTGCGGGGTAGTTCCCCGCCATCAAGTTAGCGTCCTGAACTCACGATGCTGACATGCAGCGTTTCTGCTTGAGAGATGGACGCTTTGTTTTGATTATGAGCCGGCTGGCAAGACAATCATATTGTAAAGGCTCCCACCTAGATTA
Protein-coding regions in this window:
- a CDS encoding uncharacterized protein (EggNog:ENOG503NXK1; CAZy:GH47; COG:G); its protein translation is MFRLRRYRVFLICAFVITVLLYHVSKNSQWDRTQEIWHTSTRHRETKVETKPAEKAQAPVVAKPPVVKEDPAVVEVKPPAPKVQVEEKPTPKVVDDHDHDHGHGDTPVKIPSLKEESQEKGSYALPTKPPPLKGTHEKEQPPKDKSTTPATIPDRLPGSGIGSHNHDNTPSEPDLETTSTTAVHWTKPSEWFPIPPESIIPLPTGKPKPIPTIQAKFEPETPQAREKRELRLAKVKAEAQRAWQGYKIYAWTHDELRPVSKAHHDPFCGWAATLVDSLDTLWIMGLKSEFEDALKAVAEIDFTTTPYRTDIPVFETIIRYLGGLIAAYDISGMKKEYKVLLDKAEELAEILMSVFDTPNRLPILYYQWHPAYNIAPKRAAQNAGVAELGSMSMEFTRLAQLTGENKYYDAVARITDAFEELQNWKGRGRSAIEGIFPEHLDASGCNRSAPWPPVDQQEREDGRVDLGVVGVDGLGVVGGTGVKVQRREEVVRGDDGVGGRDQMTPGRPGKKKLPDGFECAPQGLVSSNAWGSYGMGGSQDSAYEYFPKQYLLLGGLVPKYKTMHEKTVAAVKKHLLFRPMAKGDPDILFSAKATSKDGTADSLDYEWEITHLTCFLGGMFGLGGKIFESPEDVEIGKKLAEGCFWAYDVMPTGIMPEYAKIMPCKSATDCKFNETAWHEQLDYRASYRAQEMERYYESKAAWKEQVEEIKKEQALQKERVEKAKEEAARRPVAKSNANSDTGAGSDQKAEPKQPVQQQQQQEERPQAREGSFPSRFQRRQLNGTFNEPRGADLQNSLDLNSAPVTNTNTSDDDWATTYSDDDDSQIPLTELTLPPEPIKPMTHEEYIADRLKNEIIPPGFTSLSDKRYILRPEAIESVWYMYRITGDPKWQEKGWKMFESVIKHTQTEVGHSAIRDVTAKGDAGGMDDSMESFWLAETLKYFYLLFAEPEVVSLDEWVLNTEAHPFRRPT